The proteins below are encoded in one region of Telopea speciosissima isolate NSW1024214 ecotype Mountain lineage chromosome 10, Tspe_v1, whole genome shotgun sequence:
- the LOC122642914 gene encoding pentatricopeptide repeat-containing protein At4g16390, chloroplastic-like: MAPHLSSPSNFCHSHLTLSSPLSSTPVFHVAPSLFSWNPKNFSCPLKLHSRSSQPTISLSSFPHVSLRDTVPQEPQGPFPNPSEPQEESPNPDGKTAPSSKSYIWVNPKSPRAAQLRQQSYDSRYSLLTKLAASLNSCNPTEEDVLKVLNSLGESPLEQDAVIILNNMENPVTASLALKVFQQKLKPKREVILYNVTLKVFKKNRIFDKAEKLFEEMLVRGVKPDNVTFSTIISCARFCSLPNKAVEWFEKMPDFGCNPDDVTYSAMIDAYGRAGNVDKALSLYDRARTERWRIDLVTFSTLIKIYGISGNFDGALNVYEEMKALGVKPNLVIYNTLLDAMGRAKRPWQVKSVYKEMINNGFSPNWATYAALLRGYGRARYPQDALDVFREMKGKGLELNVVLYNTLLAMCADIGYTDEAVEIYEDLKKSTCKPDSWTFSSLITIYSCSGKVLEAEITFNEMLDAGFEPNIFVLTSLIQCYGKANRIDDVVKTFNRLLELGITPDDRFTGCLLNVMTQTPKEELDKLTECIEMANSKLGVMVKRLVAEETDNGLFKQEANELFNSISTDVQKGYCNCLIDICVNLNLLERACELLDLGLTLDIYRGIQSKSPTQWSLHLKSLSPGAALTALHVWISDLSKALENGEELPSVLAINTGHGKHKYSDKALASVLESHLKEISAPFHEAPDKVGWFLTTNVAAKSWLESRRSAELVTT; encoded by the coding sequence ATGGCTCCCCATCTCTCTTCACCATCCAATTTCTGCCATAGCCACCTCACTCTCAGCAGCCCTCTTTCTTCTACACCAGTGTTCCATGTCgctccatctctcttttcctggAATCCCAAAAACTTCAGCTGCCCTCTTAAACTTCACTCCCGCTCATCTCAACCAacgatttctctctcttcatttcctCATGTTTCTCTGCGAGATACTGTTCCTCAAGAACCTCAAGGTCCATTCCCTAATCCTTCCGAGCCACAAGAAGAGTCTCCAAACCCAGATGGGAAAACCGCTCCTTCATCCAAAAGCTATATCTGGGTAAACCCCAAGAGCCCCCGAGCTGCCCAGCTTCGACAGCAGTCGTATGATTCCAGGTATTCGTTACTTACGAAACTCGCTGCGTCTCTGAATTCCTGCAACCCGACTGAGGAAGATGTCCTCAAAGTGTTAAATAGTCTGGGCGAGAGCCCCTTGGAGCAAGATGCTGTTATTATTCTTAATAACATGGAGAACCCTGTAACTGCGTCTCTTGCTCTTAAGGTCTTCCAacagaaactgaaaccaaagCGAGAGGTAATCCTTTATAACGTAACCTTAAAGGTTTTTAAAAAGAATCGGATATTTGATAAAGCAGAGAAGTTGTTCGAAGAAATGCTTGTGAGGGGTGTCAAACCTGACAACGTTACATTCTCGACTATAATCAGCTGCGCGAGGTTTTGTTCTTTGCCCAATAAGGCTGTAGAGTGGTTCGAGAAGATGCCAGACTTCGGGTGCAATCCTGATGATGTCACGTACTCGGCTATGATAGATGCTTATGGTCGAGCAGGTAATGTTGACAAGGCCCTTAGTTTGTACGATCGTGCAAGGACGGAGAGATGGCGCATTGATTTGGTCACATTCTCTACGTTGATCAAGATATATGGAATTTCGGGTAACTTTGATGGGGCCTTGAATGTCTATGAAGAAATGAAGGCTTTAGGAGTGAAACCAAACTTGGTTATCTATAACACATTGTTGGATGCCATGGGGAGAGCAAAGAGGCCATGGCAGGTAAAGTCTGTCTATAAAGAGATGATCAACAATGGGTTTTCACCAAATTGGGCAACCTACGCAGCTCTTCTACGAGGATATGGTAGAGCCCGTTATCCTCAAGACGCCCTCGATGTGTTTAGAGAGATGAAGGGCAAGGGTTTAGAGTTGAATGTGGTTCTCTATAACACCCTCTTAGCAATGTGTGCTGATATAGGTTACACTGATGAAGCTGTTGAGATCTatgaagacttgaagaagtcTACTTGTAAGCCTGACAGTTGGACATTTTCATCCTTGATTACCATATATTCTTGTAGTGGTAAAGTTTTGGAGGCAGAAATCACATTCAATGAGATGTTGGATGCAGGTTTTGAGCCTAACATTTTTGTGTTGACATCGCTCATCCAGTGCTACGGAAAAGCTAATCGGATAGATGATGTTGTGAAGACTTTCAACCGACTTCTAGAATTGGGTATAACTCCCGATGATCGGTTTACAGGTTGTCTCCTGAATGTGATGACCCAGACGCCAAAAGAAGAACTTGATAAGTTGACTGAGTGCATTGAGATGGCTAATTCCAAACTGGGTGTTATGGTTAAACGACTGGTGGCAGAGGAAACCGACAATGGGTTGTTTAAACAAGAAGCCAATGAGCTCTTCAATTCAATTAGCACAGATGTCCAGAAGGGTTATTGCAATTGCTTGATTGATATCTGTGTTAACCTCAATTTGTTGGAAAGAGCTTGTGAGCTATTAGACCTGGGGCTCACACTAGATATATACAGAGGTATTCAATCTAAGTCTCCGACACAGTGGTCACTACATTTGAAGAGTCTCTCTCCTGGCGCTGCCCTGACTGCATTGCATGTTTGGATTAGTGACTTATCCAAAGCACTAGAGAATGGGGAGGAGCTGCCATCGGTGCTTGCAATAAATACTGGCCATGGCAAGCACAAATACTCGGACAAAGCACTGGCAAGTGTCTTGGAGTCGCACTTGAAGGAAATAAGTGCCCCATTCCACGAGGCCCCTGATAAGGTTGGCTGGTTTTTAACTACAAATGTTGCCGCCAAATCATGGTTGGAGTCGAGGAGATCAGCTGAACTGGTGACTACTTAG